One region of Brassica napus cultivar Da-Ae chromosome A10, Da-Ae, whole genome shotgun sequence genomic DNA includes:
- the LOC106391123 gene encoding josephin-like protein — MSATGTKRISTSTRPVPRDASVNQTAVKGPHGGKIPGCTTSCGLRLPRKTEVTAARMIKQLGCKFAKGLRLVVMRKKRKSPPSKGSSSFSSGRSQPSIMPISNDNHRSEAIEDCIEFINSSSSFNRSNSTC, encoded by the coding sequence ATGTCAGCTACTGGAACAAAACGAATCAGCACAAGCACTAGACCAGTTCCGAGAGATGCCTCAGTTAATCAAACCGCAGTCAAGGGACCTCACGGTGGTAAGATCCCCGGGTGCACAACGAGCTGCGGATTGAGGTTACCGAGGAAGACAGAAGTCACAGCAGCAAGAATGATCAAGCAACTTGGCTGTAAATTTGCAAAAGGTTTGCGTCTGGTggtgatgaggaagaagaggaaatctCCACCGTCAaagggttcttcttctttttcctccgGGAGGTCTCAGCCGTCGATCATGCCCATAAGCAATGACAATCATAGATCAGAGGCTATAGAAGACTGCATAGAGTTCATCAACTCATCATCCTCCTTCAACAGATCAAACTCTACTTGTTAA
- the LOC106391121 gene encoding extensin-like, with amino-acid sequence MASSSETLDLVVTVVSAKHLKNVNWRNGDLKPYVVLYLDSDHRVSTRSDDSAKPVWNERITLPLTRSVHESVLNVEIFHSDAAKPLVGSVRFPLVRLVDSEGAMVPESISSLELLRPSGRPQGKIRLKLAIKERPIPPPQRPQSQPRDYYSAPQGNHYYSPSPPPPPPPAPITSPSPHRDYREFSPSPSPYPFTDHYYSGFYYPPPPPRSMYDRASNYGQPSAPVDLPLAPPRFPQPSGPSAPVEAFQMNEYKPQAGSRLSSYGVPGGPSAPVDYSPYDHRQLQKTMGGLSLEEERGAAESDFGARPSFSYGREYRREC; translated from the coding sequence ATGGCCTCCTCGTCTGAGACGCTTGACCTAGTCGTAACCGTCGTCTCCGCCAAGCACCTGAAGAACGTCAACTGGCGCAACGGAGACCTGAAACCATACGTTGTTCTCTACCTCGACTCGGATCACCGCGTCTCCACACGCTCCGATGATTCCGCCAAACCGGTGTGGAACGAGCGGATCACTCTCCCTCTCACCCGATCCGTCCACGAATCGGTCCTCAACGTCGAGATTTTCCATTCCGATGCGGCGAAACCACTCGTCGGATCGGTTAGGTTTCCTCTGGTTCGATTGGTTGACTCGGAGGGAGCGATGGTTCCCGAATCGATCAGCTCGCTCGAGCTTCTCCGTCCCTCGGGGAGGCCGCAAGGGAAGATACGATTGAAGCTCGCCATCAAGGAGCGACCGATCCCTCCACCGCAGCGTCCTCAATCGCAGCCTCGAGATTACTATTCTGCCCCTCAAGGTAACCATTATTACTCCCCAagccctcctcctcctcctccaccagcTCCGATCACCTCTCCGTCTCCTCATCGCGACTACAGAGAATTCTCACCTTCTCCCTCTCCTTATCCGTTCACCGATCACTACTATTCCGGATTCTATTaccctcctcctccgccgcgtTCGATGTACGATCGGGCCTCCAATTACGGCCAGCCATCTGCTCCAGTCGATCTTCCTTTAGCTCCTCCTCGGTTTCCACAGCCCAGTGGGCCTTCAGCTCCCGTCGAGGCCTTTCAAATGAACGAGTATAAGCCGCAGGCGGGCTCGCGGTTGTCCAGCTACGGAGTGCCAGGTGGCCCATCGGCGCCAGTCGATTACTCCCCTTATGATCACAGGCAGTTGCAGAAGACGATGGGTGGGTTGAGCTTGGAGGAAGAGAGAGGTGCTGCAGAGAGCGACTTTGGAGCTAGGCCCAGCTTCAGCTACGGCCGTGAGTATCGCCGTGAGTGTTAG
- the LOC106391122 gene encoding 50S ribosomal protein L4, chloroplastic, which produces MASSATAPNSLSFFSSSLFLSSSHQIPRNYISVAKPSSGRVSKPLSVAAQLATLPIFSFEGERVGETYLDLKTAPEDTARAVVHRAIVNDLQNKRRGTASTLTRGEVRGGGIKPYAQKKTGNARRGSQRTPLRPGGGVVFGPKPRDWSIKINRKEKRLAISTAISSAASSEGGAIVVEEFGDRFEKPKTKDFLAAMKRWGLDPKEKAMFLMIDVEENVAKSGRNIGTLRMLTPRTLNLFDILNSDKLVLTPAAVEFLNARYGVDSEIDEEDEDDAEGAEEPAE; this is translated from the exons ATGGCTTCCTCTGCAACAGCGCCAAACTCACTATCCTTCTTCtcgtcttctctctttctctcctcctctcaccAAATCCCTAGAAACTACATTTCCGTCGCGAAACCCAGCTCCGGCAGAGTTTCAAAGCCTCTCTCCGTCGCAGCCCAGCTAGCGACTCTCCCCATCTTCTCATTCGAGGGAGAGAGGGTCGGAGAGACGTACCTAGACCTCAAAACCGCGCCGGAGGACACCGCCCGCGCCGTTGTCCACCGCGCAATCGTGAACGACTTGCAGAACAAGCGGCGAGGAACGGCGTCGACGCTGACCCGCGGCGAAGTGCGCGGCGGTGGGATAAAGCCTTACGCGCAGAAGAAAACCGGTAACGCTCGGCGAGGGTCCCAGAGGACGCCGCTGCGTCCCGGCGGAGGGGTGGTGTTCGGTCCGAAGCCGAGGGACTGGTCGATAAAGATCAACAGGAAGGAGAAGAGGCTGGCGATATCGACGGCGATTTCGAGCGCGGCGTCGTCGGAAGGCGGAGCGATAGTGGTGGAGGAGTTCGGGGATAGGTTCGAGAAGCCGAAGACGAAGGACTTCTTGGCTGCGATGAAGAGGTGGGGGCTGGATCCGAAGGAGAAAGCGATGTTCTTGATGATTGATGTGGAGGAGAACGTCGCGAAGTCGGGAAGGAACATCGGGACGCTGAGGATGCTGACGCCTAGGACGTTGAATCTGTTTGATATATTGAACTCTGATAAGCTTGTGCTGACTCCTGCGGCGGTGGAGTTTCTGAATGCTAGGTACGGTGTTGATTCGGAGATTGACGAGGAAGATGAGGATGACGCGGAAG GGGCAGAGGAACCTGCGGAATGA
- the LOC106395703 gene encoding sugar transport protein 2, with product MAVGVMDIEEGAASLPGKTTFQVVMCSIIAAVGGLMFGYDIGISGGVTSMDTFLLDFFPHVYEKKHRVHENNYCKFDDQLLQLFTSSLYLAGIFASFAASFLCRRFGRKPIIMSASIFFLLGAILNYFARDLGMLIGGRILLGFGIGFGNQTVPLFISEIAPPRIRGGLNIAFQLLITIGILAASFVNYLTSTMKNGWRYSLGGAAVPALILLIGSFFIHETPASLIERGKDEEGKKVLRKIRGIDNIELEFNEIKRATETSNKVKSPFKELFTKRENRPPLVCGTLLQFFQQFTGINVVMFYAPVLFQTMGSGNNASLVSTVVTNGVNALATVFAVIMVDRLGRKFFLVEGATQMMATQLTIGALLLKYLHLVGPITSHAVPLIVLILICIYVSGFAWSWGPLGWLIPSEIYQLEVRTTGYFCAVAMNMVCTFVIGQFFLSALCRFRSGLFFFFAVMNVIMGLFAIFFLPETRGVPIEDMAEQRWKKHWHWKKYFKQN from the exons ATGGCCGTGGGTGTGATGGATATCGAAGAAGGTGCTGCTTCCTTACCTGGAAAGACGACTTTTCAAGTCGTCATGTGCAGTATCATTGCTGCTGTTGGTGGTCTCATGTTTGGTTATGACATCGGAATCTCAG gAGGTGTGACGAGTATGGACACTTTTTTACTAGATTTTTTCCCTCACGTGTACGAGAAGAAACACAGAGTACACGAAAACAACTACTGCAAATTCGATGACCAGCTTTTGCAGTTGTTCACTTCTTCTCTCTACTTAGCTGGTATCTTCGCCAGTTTTGCCGCTTCCTTCTTATGCAGAAGGTTCGGAAGAAAACCTATAATCATGTCCGcctccatcttcttcctcctcggTGCTATTCTCAACTACTTTGCCCGAGATCTCGGCATGTTGATCGGTGGTCGTATTCTCCTTGGCTTCGGTATCGGTTTTGGTAATCAG ACTGTTCCATTGTTCATCTCGGAGATTGCACCCCCTAGAATCAGGGGAGGGCTAAACATCGCGTTTCAGCTTCTCATCACCATTGGAATCCTAGCAGCGAGTTTTGTGAACTACTTAACCTCCACAATGAAAAACGGCTGGAGATACTCTCTCGGTGGTGCGGCTGTTCCCGCCTTGATCCTCTTGATAGGGTCCTTCTTCATCCACGAGACTCCAGCTAGCCTCATAGAGCGCGGCAAAGACGAGGAAGGGAAGAAAGTCCTGAGGAAGATCAGAGGCATCGACAACATTGAACTCGAGTTCAACGAGATCAAACGCGCCACTGAGACTTCAAACAAAGTGAAAAGCCCTTTTAAAGAGCTCTTCACCAAACGCGAGAACAGACCGCCACTTGTGTGTGGAACGCTGCTTCAGTTCTTCCAACAGTTTACAGGAATCAATGTGGTTATGTTCTACGCTCCGGTTTTGTTTCAGACCATGGGGAGTGGTAACAACGCTTCTCTGGTGTCTACGGTTGTCACGAACGGTGTGAACGCACTCGCTACGGTTTTCGCCGTCATCATGGTTGATAGGCTCGGTAGAAAGTTCTTTTTGGTTGAAGGAGCAACTCAAATGATGGCTACACAg TTAACTATTGGAGCCTTGCTCTTAAAATACTTACACCTAGTTGGACCTATTACAAGTCACGCCGTGCCACTTATAGTACTGATCCTCATCTGCATCTACGTGTCTGGTTTTGCGTGGTCGTGGGGACCATTGGGATGGCTTATTCCGTCTGAGATCTATCAACTTGAGGTGAGAACCACAGGTTACTTCTGTGCAGTGGCGATGAACATGGTGTGCACTTTCGTTATCGGACAGTTCTTCTTGTCGGCGCTCTGCAGATTCCGATCGggattgttcttcttctttgcggTCATGAATGTTATCATGGGACTGTTTGCAATCTTCTTTCTCCCAGAGACCAGAGGTGTTCCTATTGAGGACATGGCCGAGCAGCGTTGGAAGAAGCATTGGCACTGGAAGAAATATTTCAAGCagaactga
- the LOC106363087 gene encoding uncharacterized protein LOC106363087, which produces MKQDEVERDDDDAEKINAEKENREKLAKSQVVELVKTGDLFLNKTVLKARFELCAMKHNFHYTVTNSNKSVWCIRCADKVCFWGARAECLKGSTYFIIKKYVGVHSCAPSNKTSAGRTASAKTIGNLIMHKYEGIKEGPKAKDIVQIMRNDYGCEISESLAWDSREYAVNAVRGIPEESYGKIPKYLHMLREANPGTHSSYKTDVDGRFRYLFIAFGQSIRGFNTVMRRVIVVDGTFLKSKFKGVLLVATAIDGNSNLYPIAFGIVDSENEQSWEWFMRELKVVVADDNGLAFISDRQVSIAKAVEKVYPLARHGEGISWVDF; this is translated from the exons atgaAGCAAGACGAGGTTgaaagagatgatgatgatgctgagAAGATCAATgctgaaaaagaaaacagagaaaaattgGCAAAGAGTCAGGTGGTCGAATTGGTTAAGACGGGAGATCTTTTCCTCAACAAAACAGTTTTGAAAGCGAGGTTTGAGTTATGTGCAATGAAGCATAACTTTCACTACACAGTTACCAACTCCAATAAATCAGTTTGGTGTATTAGATGCGCTGATAAGGTGTGCTTTTGGGGTGCTCGAGCTGAGTGTTTGAAGGGCtccacatattttattattaagaagTATGTCGGTGTACATTCCTGCGCACCTTCAAACAAAACCAGTGCCGGAAGGACAGCTTCAGCGAAAACGATAGGCAATCTGATAATGCATAAATATGAAGGTATCAAGGAAGGGCCTAAAGCGAAAGATATTGTTCAGATTATGCGCAATGATTATGGATGTGAGATCTCTGAATCTTTAGCATGGGATTCCCGTGAATATGCAGTCAACGCTGTTAGAGGTATTCCAGAGGAAAGTTATGggaaaataccaaaatatttgCACATGCTGCGAGAGGCCAATCCGGGTACACATTCCTCTTACAAGACTGACGTCGATGGTAGATTTCGATATCTGTTTATAGCGTTTGGTCAATCGATCAGAGGCTTTAACACAGTCATGAGGCGTGTCATTGTTGTCGATGGAACATTCTTGAAGAGTAAATTCAAAGGGGTGCTACTGGTTGCAACTGCTATAGAtggaaattcaaatttatatcctATTGCATTTGGGATAGTAGACTCTGAGAATGAGCagtcttgggaatggtttatgaGAGAATTAAAAGTTGTTGTTGCTGATGATAATGGTTTGGCTTTTATTTCGGATAGACAAGTGTCAATAGCGAAGGCAGTGGAGAAAGTGTATCCCCTAGCGAGACACG GGGAAGGGATTAGCTGGGTTGATTTCTAA
- the LOC106391509 gene encoding uncharacterized protein LOC106391509 — MLYCFQISGMELELPNRLYGEGLEPQVKKINNSCRLKLLELLKEKMEPEFDEVMKDPIFSQIMVIQKNDLKFSARLVHSFLCKELMTSKRHEKWFTFARRPLRFGLQEYHAVTGLKVKRENNSGLVTWKDDNGFWSKQIKTNGKINLQIIKKKHLEESNTWTWVDRVRLIYLCVIMGVVMGKDEKVNIPHLYMKLAMDLEKLRNYPWGLYSFDFLLKQIDKTRHKLEQKEGYLMEGFLFGFQIWIMEAVPALGEICGTKVSKDFTGPLCGNWRGCAKCSYEDIIGVENLFPENGILHSFMESHIDGVVLLATDFVQKDEKKDERVDRILDMINSKHDWNNHVWGVKEGTNSEFEESGEEKGEDQTADTERGENSHVAGNVDGTADVSGRNKRKHADRGAESRKKNVLCHLAASSKGNIDTDMKNFLEDLVQASFTAFGEKFCQQFSDRLGKIETEVTQLRTASERTEQFETVVTDRLGKIEAEVTQLRTSLVVTELVGKSDQASGPSLTKINSGPSTSKKGTAPTKKKAVKNQELKTADSCVNLPRAKVTQSSASDLRMGTQEFLESCMKNLPLDTFVKGLNPSQAKVEDSLDWLELPKSLKKPTDSLELQKSLKKPAVRLDDRDIELDGENFPDRCLVFVHPTDFKKMQDWQDTRTAIQIGPSMLDGDLAGRIMSASSWLKNYEIDAIMYVFRERTTLKRWNVDRVAFMTCVFSDLIAKDYQNFCKGIKKPTCQHFSNTVQQRNYGKLSRRTQRRIYRLCRIVCPNVIPVSMKLTSSPLSDICFHKIRSNCWTDIANMSKRLLEINHSISL; from the exons ATGTtgtattgttttcaaatttcagGTATGGAGTTGGAGTTGCCTAATCGTTTATACGGTGAGGGATTGGAACCTCAGGTTAAGAAGATTAATAACAGCTGCCGACTAAAACTTCTCGAGTTgctaaaagaaaaaatggaacCAGAATTCGATGAAGTTATGAAAGATCCCATTTTTTCACAGATTATGGTTATCCAGAAGAATGATCTGAAGTTTTCGGCGAGGTTGGTACACTCTTTTTTGTGTAAGGAGTTGATGACAAGCAAGAGACATGAGAAGTGGTTCACTTTCGCTAGGAGACCTCTGCGTTTTGGATTGCAAGAGTATCATGCTGTCACTGGTCTGAAAGTGAAGCGAGAGAATAACAGTGGGCTAGTGACATGGAAAGACGATAATGGTTTTTGGAGCAAGCAGATAAAGAcaaatggaaaaataaatttgcaGATCATAAAAAAGAAGCATTTGGAAGAGAGCAATACCTGGACTTGGGTTGATAGGGTGAGACTGATATATCTTTGCGTTATTATGGGTGTGGTGATGGGAAAGGATGAGAAGGTGAATATCCCGCATCTGTACATGAAGTTGGCGatggatttggagaagcttcGGAATTATCCATGGGGTCTGTATTCGTTTGATTTCCTTCTGAAGCAAATTGATAAAACAAGGCATAAATTAGAGCAGAAAGAGGGGTATCTGATGGAAGGATTCTTGTTTGGTTTCCAAATTTGGATAATGGAAGCTGTTCCTGCTTTAGGAGAGATTTGTGGCACAAAAGTCAGTAAAGATTTTACAGGTCCACTGTGTGGTAATTGGAGAGGATGTGCAAAATGTTCTTATGAAGATATCATTGGCGTTGAGAACTTATTCCCAGAAAAC GGAATTTTGCATTCATTCATGGAATCCCACATAGATGGAGTGGTCCTTTTGGCAACTGATTTTGTACAGAAGgatgagaagaaagatgaaagaGTAGATCGTATTTTAGATATGATCAATAGTAAACATGATTGGAACAATCATGTTTGGGGAGTAAAAGAAGGTACGAACTCTGAATTTGAGGAATCTGGCGAAGAGAAAGGAGAGGATCAAACAGCTGATACTGAGAGAGGTGAAAATAGTCATGTTGCAGGGAATGTTGATGGCACAGCTGATGTTTCGGGAAGAAACAAGAGAAAGCATGCAGACCGAGGAGCAGAGTCAAGGAAAAAGAATGTTTTGTGCCACCTAGCTGCTTCATCAAAAGGAAATATTGACACAGATATGAAAAATTTCTTGGAGGATCTGGTACAAGCTTCTTTTACTGCTTTTGGGGAAAAATTCTGTCAGCAGTTCTCGGATAGGTTGGGTAAGATTGAGACTGAGGTTACACAACTCAGGACAGCTTCAGAGAGAACTGAGCAATTTGAGACCGTTGTAACCGACAGATTGGGGAAAATTGAGGCTGAGGTTACACAGCTCAGGACAAGTTTAGTGGTGACTGAATTGGTGGGAAAGAGTGATCAAGCAAGCGGTCCTAGCTTGACCAAAATCAACAGTGGTCCTAGCACCAGCAAAAAAGGAACTGCTCCAACAAAGAAAAAG GCTGTAAAAAACCAAGAGTTAAAGACTGCTGATTCGTGTGTCAATTTACCTCGTGCAAAAGTTACTCAATCATCAGCTAGTGATCTTCGTATGGGTACACAAGAGTTTTTGGAAAGTTGCATGAAGAACCTTCCATTAGACACATTTGTGAAAGGTTTGAATCCTTCTCAAGCTAAAGTCGAAGATTCATTGGATTGGTTGGAACTTCCTAAATCATTGAAGAAGCCAACAGATTCATTGGAACTTCAAAAATCATTGAAGAAGCCAGCGGTCCGATTAGATGACCGAGATATAGAGCTAGACGGCGAAAATTTCCCTGATCGCTGCTTGGTGTTTGTGCATCCTACAGATTTTAAGAAGATGCAGGACTGGCAAGATACACGAAC AGCTATACAGATTGGTCCTTCTATGTTAGACGGTGATCTAGCCGGACGTATTATGTCTGCCAGCAGTTGGCTTAAAAACTAC GAAATTGATGCTATAATGTATGTTTTCCGGGAAAGAACAACATTGAAACGATGGAACGTAGATCGTGTTGCTTTCATGACATGCGTCTTCAGCGACCTCATTGCTAAGGATTACCAGAATTTCTGTAAGGGAATTAAAAA ACCAACGTGTCAGCATTTCTCTAATACTGTCCAACAAAGGAATTACGGGAAACTCTCTCGGCGAACGCAACGCAGAATTTATCGACTCTGCAGGATTGTTTGTCCTAATGTCATACCTGTATCCATGAAATTGACATCTAGCCCACTTTCTGACATCTGCTTCCATAAGATACGTTCCAATTGCTGGACTGATATTGCAAACATGAGCAAACGTCTTCTTGAAATCAACCACTCTATAAGCCTTTGA
- the LOC106391120 gene encoding serine/arginine-rich splicing factor SR45a-like isoform X1 produces MSYSRYSPSLSPYEKRRGRSVSRSLSRSRSRSALSDAENPGNSLYVTGLSHRVTERDLEDHFSKEGKVTDVHLVLDPWTREPRGFGFISMETVGDANRCIRHLDHSVLLGRVITVEKARRRRGRTPTPGKYLGLRAARGRHRSPSYSPRRSISYSRSRSRSYSSDRSRSYSPIHRRSRRSLSNSPYYRRGRSYSYSRSPSPDDRYYRRRDRSVSPYYRRRYRSRSYSPDYGAWERSYSPYYRRRYRSRSRSYSPDYRARDRSYSPYYRGRDRSYSPYYRGRDGSYSPESRYYKRYRSVSRSVSPVRRSKSRSVSPKKGRKESRSKSHRRDSQSSMNHSRSARSSTSRSVSP; encoded by the exons ATGTCTTACTCAAGATACTCTCCATCACTATCCCCTTATGAAAAGCGTCGTGGAAGGTCTGTGTCAAGGTCTCTCTCTAGAAGCCGCTCCAG GAGTGCTTTAAGCGATGCAGAGAACCCTGGTAACAGTTTATACGTGACTGGATTGTCTCACCGTGTCACCGAAAGAGATCTGGAAGATCATTTCTCCAAAGAAGGAAAG GTAACTGATGTTCACCTTGTCCTTGATCCATGGACTAGAGAGCCTCGTGGTTTTGGTTTTATCTCCATGGAAACTGTTGGTGATGCTAACCGCTGCATCAGGCATCTTGATCACTCTGTTCTGCTGGGCCGCGTCATTACAGTTGAGAAG GCAAGACGTCGAAGAGGACGTACCCCGACTCCAGGAAAGTACTTGGGTCTGAGGGCCGCTCGAG GACGACATCGGTCTCCTAGCTACTCTCCACGAAGGTCTATTAGCTATTCTCGTAGCCGCAGTCGAAGCTACTCATCTGATCGTAGCAGGTCTTATTCTCCTATCCACCGGAGGAGCAGGAGATCACTGTCTAACTCACCCTACTATAGGCGTGGCAGATCTTACTCTTATTCCAGATCTCCATCACCTGATGATCGTTACTACAGGAGACGTGACAGATCAGTATCACCTTATTACAGGCGGCGGTACAGGTCCAGGTCTTACTCTCCTGACTACGGAGCATGGGAGAGATCATACTCACCTTACTACAGGAGGCGGTATAGGTCCAGGTCCAGGTCATACTCGCCTGACTACAGAGCACGTGACAGATCATACTCACCTTACTACAGGGGAAGAGATCGGTCTTATTCGCCTTATTACAGAGGGAGAGACGGGTCTTACTCACCTGAAAGTCGTTACTATAAAAG GTACAGGTCGGTGTCGAGAAGCGTAAGCCCTGTGAGGAGAAGCAAGTCACGGAGCGTATCTCCTAAGAAGGGAAGGAAAGAGAGCAGGAGCAAGTCTCACAGACGAGACAGCCAATCTTCAATGAACCATTCGAGGAGCGCAAGATCAAGCACCTCTCGATCAGTCAGCCCGTAA
- the LOC106391120 gene encoding serine/arginine-rich splicing factor SR45a-like isoform X2 has protein sequence MFFCSLKYKLFACFHFQISVAAGLLFVAAAALHQIANVATVQTHTVRARRRRGRTPTPGKYLGLRAARGRHRSPSYSPRRSISYSRSRSRSYSSDRSRSYSPIHRRSRRSLSNSPYYRRGRSYSYSRSPSPDDRYYRRRDRSVSPYYRRRYRSRSYSPDYGAWERSYSPYYRRRYRSRSRSYSPDYRARDRSYSPYYRGRDRSYSPYYRGRDGSYSPESRYYKRYRSVSRSVSPVRRSKSRSVSPKKGRKESRSKSHRRDSQSSMNHSRSARSSTSRSVSP, from the exons atgtttttttgttctttgaaATATAAGTTGTTTGCTTgtttccactttcaaatctctGTGGCAGCAGGTCTGCTGTTTGTAGCAGCAGCAGCGCTTCACCAAATAGCAAACGTTGCAACAGTTCAAACACACACTGTTAGG GCAAGACGTCGAAGAGGACGTACCCCGACTCCAGGAAAGTACTTGGGTCTGAGGGCCGCTCGAG GACGACATCGGTCTCCTAGCTACTCTCCACGAAGGTCTATTAGCTATTCTCGTAGCCGCAGTCGAAGCTACTCATCTGATCGTAGCAGGTCTTATTCTCCTATCCACCGGAGGAGCAGGAGATCACTGTCTAACTCACCCTACTATAGGCGTGGCAGATCTTACTCTTATTCCAGATCTCCATCACCTGATGATCGTTACTACAGGAGACGTGACAGATCAGTATCACCTTATTACAGGCGGCGGTACAGGTCCAGGTCTTACTCTCCTGACTACGGAGCATGGGAGAGATCATACTCACCTTACTACAGGAGGCGGTATAGGTCCAGGTCCAGGTCATACTCGCCTGACTACAGAGCACGTGACAGATCATACTCACCTTACTACAGGGGAAGAGATCGGTCTTATTCGCCTTATTACAGAGGGAGAGACGGGTCTTACTCACCTGAAAGTCGTTACTATAAAAG GTACAGGTCGGTGTCGAGAAGCGTAAGCCCTGTGAGGAGAAGCAAGTCACGGAGCGTATCTCCTAAGAAGGGAAGGAAAGAGAGCAGGAGCAAGTCTCACAGACGAGACAGCCAATCTTCAATGAACCATTCGAGGAGCGCAAGATCAAGCACCTCTCGATCAGTCAGCCCGTAA
- the LOC106393923 gene encoding proliferating cellular nuclear antigen 1-like yields the protein MLELRLVQDSLLKKVLKSVKDLVNDANFDCSSTGFSLQDMDSSHVALEPLHRMNLGNMSKMLKCTGNDDIMTIKADDGGDTVTFMFDSHIKFNTQDKIADFEMKLMDIDNEHLGIPDAEHLSIVRMPSS from the exons ATGTTGGAGCTACGTCTTGTTCAGGATTCTTTGCTAAAGAAGGTTCTCAAATCGGTCAAGGATCTGGTCAATGATGCCAACTTTGACTGCTCCAGCACCGGCTTCTCTCTCCAAGACATGGATTCCAGCCACGTGGCGCTG GAACCTCTCCATAGGATGAATCTCGGAAACATGTCCAAGATGCTCAAGTGCACCGGAAATGATGACATCATGACCATCAAAGCCGATGACGGCGGCGACACCGTCACCTTCATGTTCGATAGTCACATTAAGTTTAATA CGCAAGACAAGATTGCGGATTTTGAGATGAAACTGATGGATATAGACAATGAGCATCTAGGGATACCTGATGCTGAGCACCTCTCCATTGTGAGGATGCCGTCAAGTTAG
- the LOC106395548 gene encoding neutral ceramidase 1, with protein sequence MLTWSKSLPVFTSGSVLGHSFSDPEGKRVVFVNINACMASQIVTLKVIERLKARYGDLYTEKNVGISGIHTHAGPGGYLQYVVYIVTSLGFVRQSFEALVNGIENSIIQAHENLSPGSIFINKGTIEDVDDMCKEDDVGKTTSASGVGSSRSESSSVPL encoded by the exons ATGCTAACATGGAGCAAGTCGCTTCCAGTATTCACTTCAGGCTCCGTGCTCGGACATTCATTCTCTGACCCTGAAGGGAAACGGGTTGTGTTTGTTAACATTAACGCTTGTATGGCTTCACAAATCGTTACACTCAAAGTTATCGAAAGGCTCAAGGCAAG ATATGGGGACCTGTATACTGAAAAGAATGTTGGCATCAGTGGTATTCACACCCATGCCGGTCCAGGGGGTTATCTCCAGTATGTTGTGTATATCGTTACATCACTTGGCTTTGTTCGTCAGTCATTTGAGGCTCTTGTCAATGGAATTGAGAATAGTATCATCCAAGCTCATGAAAACCTTAGTCCTGGTTCAATTTTTATCAATAAAG GTACTATAGAAGATGTTGATGATATGTGCAAGGAAGATGATGTTGGGAAGACTACAAGTGCTTCTGGAGTTGGAAGTTCAAGATCAGAAAGCTCAAGTGTACCACTATGA